In a single window of the Phycisphaerales bacterium genome:
- a CDS encoding DNA strand exchange inhibitor protein produces MDAHTLECLEFESVRELLAGYAMTGLGKSLAAHVHPVTRFALLERWLNQVTELQRLIVERGLPPYGGITDVRAIVQRCGPPLRVGVEDMSQLGLTLRGTHGVAAYLRDLPADHPELQHLAGRIGDFQTIADRIAAVIDERGQVRDDASPKLLRIRRSIEEASERIGGVMDGLLRDTGIRKLLQYSNHTFHGDRMVLPLRAECRGRVPGIVHRTSDSGATLYVEPAAIVELNNQISNLRSEEQEEVGRLLWTLSNEVHVNTAEIERTLDALAVLDLITAKVRFARDYGLVVPELTTDHTLNVRGARHPLLLALARQRQQQGESAVEVVPIDYRLGLDFNLLIITGPNTGGKTVALKTIGLLSLMLQAGLPVPADRGSRMGLFGNVLIDVGDEQSLQQSLSTFSAHIRRIIDMLRHAGPHALLLIDELGAGTDPDEGAALGVAILDELARLQCRGVITTHLGVLKVFALTRGNAENACVDFDAETLRPTYHLRIGQAGHSNAIDIASKLGLPKRLAGAARRNISRSHRMLHTALEGTRSAKQQAEVARREADVARDTARQSATAADAVRVQLERQQADFQKWVQRVVHLQPGDAVRVRDFDRDGRIVRLRLDQHRAEVDVGAFTVEVPLGDVLPPETPPPPPKPPRPVAVAAPPPRPRKRDRSAPRSAPATRGAPGTAPSPATRPNDPQRPSQRPPRASEERERPMPPPLTVEQAAQLKPLDAVYVRRFHRVGRIVRILPDKKLAVVDVGALEVEVTFDGLAAVPAR; encoded by the coding sequence ATGGATGCCCATACACTCGAATGCCTGGAGTTCGAGAGTGTCCGCGAGTTGCTCGCCGGCTATGCCATGACCGGTCTGGGCAAGTCACTGGCCGCGCATGTTCATCCCGTGACGCGGTTTGCGCTGCTGGAGCGCTGGCTCAATCAGGTGACCGAATTGCAGCGTCTGATTGTAGAACGCGGCCTGCCACCTTATGGCGGCATCACCGACGTACGTGCCATTGTTCAACGCTGCGGGCCGCCTTTGCGAGTCGGTGTCGAGGACATGTCCCAACTCGGCCTTACGCTGCGCGGCACACATGGCGTCGCCGCGTACCTGCGTGACCTGCCGGCTGACCATCCGGAATTGCAGCATCTGGCCGGTCGCATCGGCGACTTTCAGACCATCGCCGACCGAATCGCGGCGGTGATTGACGAGCGCGGCCAGGTGCGCGACGACGCCAGCCCCAAGCTGTTGCGCATCCGCCGGTCCATCGAGGAGGCCAGTGAGCGCATCGGCGGCGTCATGGATGGACTCCTGCGTGATACCGGCATCCGCAAGCTGCTCCAGTATTCCAACCACACGTTCCACGGCGACCGCATGGTGCTGCCGTTGCGGGCGGAATGTCGCGGGCGCGTCCCGGGGATCGTGCATCGCACCTCGGACAGCGGTGCGACGCTCTACGTTGAGCCGGCCGCGATCGTCGAACTGAACAACCAGATCAGCAATCTCCGCAGTGAGGAGCAGGAGGAAGTCGGGCGGCTCTTGTGGACCCTGAGCAACGAAGTGCACGTGAATACAGCCGAGATCGAGCGTACGCTCGACGCGCTCGCCGTGCTCGACCTGATCACCGCGAAGGTGCGCTTCGCACGTGATTACGGTCTGGTCGTGCCCGAACTCACCACCGACCACACCCTGAACGTCCGTGGCGCGCGGCATCCCTTATTACTTGCGCTGGCTCGACAACGTCAGCAACAGGGGGAATCCGCGGTCGAAGTCGTGCCGATCGACTACCGCCTTGGTCTGGATTTCAATCTGCTCATCATCACGGGGCCGAACACCGGCGGAAAGACCGTTGCGCTCAAGACCATCGGATTGCTTAGTCTCATGCTGCAGGCGGGGCTCCCGGTCCCGGCGGACCGCGGCTCCCGGATGGGACTCTTCGGCAACGTGCTCATCGACGTGGGCGACGAACAGAGCTTGCAGCAGTCGCTCAGCACCTTCAGTGCGCACATCCGCCGCATCATCGACATGTTGCGCCATGCCGGTCCCCATGCGCTGCTGCTGATTGACGAACTGGGGGCCGGAACCGACCCGGATGAGGGGGCCGCTTTGGGTGTGGCCATTCTCGATGAACTGGCGCGCCTCCAGTGTCGCGGTGTCATTACCACGCACCTCGGTGTGCTCAAGGTCTTCGCGCTCACGCGTGGCAATGCCGAAAACGCATGTGTGGACTTCGACGCTGAAACCCTGCGGCCGACGTACCACCTCCGCATTGGTCAGGCCGGCCACAGCAACGCGATCGACATCGCCTCGAAGCTCGGACTGCCGAAGCGGCTCGCTGGTGCGGCGCGTCGCAATATCTCGCGCAGCCATCGCATGCTGCACACGGCCCTGGAGGGGACCCGCTCGGCCAAGCAGCAGGCCGAGGTCGCCCGCCGCGAGGCCGATGTGGCCCGCGACACCGCCCGCCAGAGCGCCACGGCGGCCGATGCTGTCCGTGTCCAACTCGAGCGGCAGCAGGCGGACTTTCAGAAGTGGGTGCAGCGCGTCGTACATCTCCAGCCCGGGGACGCGGTGCGGGTGCGCGACTTCGACCGCGACGGCCGTATTGTCCGCCTCCGACTCGACCAGCACCGTGCCGAGGTGGATGTCGGCGCGTTTACAGTCGAGGTTCCACTTGGAGATGTGCTGCCACCCGAGACCCCGCCGCCCCCGCCGAAACCGCCGCGCCCGGTCGCTGTCGCTGCGCCGCCGCCACGCCCCAGGAAGCGTGACCGCAGCGCTCCGCGCAGCGCGCCAGCCACGCGGGGGGCACCGGGCACCGCTCCGTCACCGGCCACGCGGCCAAACGACCCGCAGCGTCCCTCCCAACGCCCCCCACGCGCGTCGGAGGAGCGCGAGCGGCCTATGCCACCGCCGCTCACGGTTGAGCAGGCCGCCCAACTCAAGCCGCTCGACGCGGTCTACGTGCGACGATTCCATCGCGTAGGTCGCATCGTCCGAATCCTGCCGGATAAGAAACTGGCTGTCGTCGACGTCGGAGCGCTCGAAGTTGAGGTAACCTTCGACGGGCTCGCTGCCGTGCCCGCCCGCTAA